A single window of bacterium DNA harbors:
- a CDS encoding PilZ domain-containing protein translates to MGTAQTGYPRTSLRIVDISATGALIETEAALPVGDSVDLDLELGNGAVAQVRARVARVLHLRFRMNQNRV, encoded by the coding sequence CTGGGAACCGCACAGACCGGCTACCCTAGAACGTCTCTGCGCATCGTCGACATCAGCGCCACCGGTGCGTTGATTGAAACTGAAGCGGCGCTTCCGGTCGGCGACTCAGTCGATCTGGATCTGGAGCTGGGGAACGGCGCCGTTGCGCAGGTTCGGGCTCGGGTCGCTCGGGTGCTGCACCTGCGGTTTCGAATGAACCAAAACCGTGTCTAG